From the Teredinibacter turnerae T7901 genome, one window contains:
- a CDS encoding protocatechuate 4,5-dioxygenase subunit beta, with amino-acid sequence MGKLVCAAAMSHVLGTPKDIEEQAERVFQGMREIGRAIRDSSPDVLVVISSDHLNNFNLGDPKPLAIATAASLQPYGDMGIPTELIRGHSEFAVGFADFVARSNSGLTLAQVDDVRPDHGVMIPLAITDPQRSIPVVPLYINTVYSDSPTPTECWQLGKLLQQYVSKHRAAEERIAILACGGLSHWLGVPEEGHVNEDWDRNFMRQLLGEVPCRVNTLTNKEILSQAGNGGLEVNAWITLAAALPRLQGEVVFYEAIPLWASGMAGVQFTV; translated from the coding sequence ATGGGAAAGTTAGTGTGTGCTGCGGCGATGTCGCACGTATTGGGTACGCCAAAAGATATTGAAGAACAGGCGGAACGGGTTTTTCAGGGGATGCGTGAAATTGGTCGCGCTATTCGCGACAGCTCACCCGATGTACTGGTTGTAATTAGCAGTGATCATCTCAACAATTTTAACCTTGGCGACCCCAAGCCACTGGCTATTGCGACAGCTGCGTCGCTGCAGCCTTATGGCGACATGGGAATTCCCACGGAATTAATTCGTGGCCATTCCGAGTTTGCCGTAGGTTTTGCCGATTTTGTTGCACGTAGCAACAGTGGGCTGACGCTTGCACAGGTGGATGATGTCAGGCCAGATCACGGGGTCATGATTCCCTTAGCTATTACCGATCCGCAGCGGAGTATTCCGGTGGTGCCGCTTTATATCAATACGGTGTATTCGGATTCACCCACACCCACAGAGTGTTGGCAGTTGGGTAAACTCTTGCAACAGTATGTAAGCAAACATCGAGCGGCAGAGGAGCGTATTGCGATACTTGCCTGTGGTGGTTTGTCGCACTGGCTTGGTGTGCCCGAGGAAGGGCACGTAAACGAAGACTGGGACAGAAATTTCATGCGGCAATTGCTAGGCGAGGTCCCCTGCCGGGTCAACACGCTGACCAACAAAGAGATACTTTCGCAAGCGGGTAATGGTGGACTGGAAGTTAACGCTTGGATCACCCTGGCCGCCGCGCTGCCCCGGCTCCAGGGTGAGGTTGTTTTTTATGAAGCCATACCGCTTTGGGCGAGTGGCATGGCCGGCGTTCAGTTTACTGTGTAA
- a CDS encoding TonB-dependent receptor → MKCKRNSTSLNNLKSKSFGVAILAQAIAMHSAQAETSDEQMDRSHRTQIEELVVTATKRATSQQDTPLAISAVKGDQLAQTQTFDVESLSRMDPSVQINNRGIGDNQIIVRGISSAGKPTVGLYYDEAVITGLGLDGGSDNQPNLGMHDVQRVEILKGPQGTLFGASSMSGTLRLVTNDANLSDVEGSVSFSAAGVSDGNPFYRGEAVVNLPIVTDKLAVRGVVWGDFGGGYIDKVSESGDVDENVNDQTVSGGKLLVGAQPTENLVVKASVIHQESEAEDSQYYEYSEGAYNNISPTLENFEDEIDLFSVVADYSADFGTFTATGSYLDRDMYLSRDSTPTAVFFGIPAWLAYHQDQQFSMFSSEFRFSSDFAGPVQLVSGVFFGGQEMDARNAALVADQESGEAACNFHADCVESGFAMDDINSGLSSSTVDQFAAFAETTIDFTDRFSSVIGVRYYEADIDEKRVSTQGLRFPSSPVQTDDVVQLEEQITEDEVSYNLALSYMLSESTTLYARAASGFRPGGVNNADTAAQYGITVPGQYDSDELWNYEVGAKSYLGQHLYGELTFYHIDWSRQQISATDPEGTFVYIANAGESTVDGVEAMLNADFSNGWTGNIGITYTDSKLAEDLPDSAETTGYSGDRLPYTARVAFSGQVQYEFELPKFGSNGFISTNFNYRGNSYTAFNEDDSNYQELHSYHLVSARAGIRRDTWELGMFIDNLTDEIPEIGLRVTGDGYRVYTTRPRTIGVNYKVWF, encoded by the coding sequence ATGAAATGCAAGCGCAACAGTACTAGTCTCAACAACTTGAAATCCAAATCATTCGGTGTCGCGATATTGGCTCAGGCGATAGCGATGCATTCCGCCCAGGCGGAGACGAGTGACGAGCAAATGGATAGGTCGCACCGCACGCAAATCGAGGAGCTGGTGGTTACTGCCACCAAGCGTGCCACGTCTCAGCAGGACACGCCCTTGGCAATTAGTGCTGTGAAGGGTGACCAACTCGCCCAGACCCAAACATTCGATGTTGAAAGCCTGTCTCGAATGGACCCTTCTGTTCAGATCAACAACCGCGGTATTGGCGACAACCAGATTATTGTTCGCGGCATTTCTTCCGCCGGCAAACCTACGGTGGGCCTTTATTACGATGAAGCAGTTATCACCGGTCTTGGTTTGGACGGCGGCAGCGATAACCAGCCCAATCTGGGGATGCACGACGTACAGCGGGTGGAAATTCTGAAAGGCCCACAGGGCACTTTGTTCGGTGCCAGTTCGATGAGCGGCACTTTGCGTCTCGTTACCAACGACGCCAATCTCAGCGATGTTGAGGGAAGTGTTTCATTTTCAGCGGCGGGCGTTTCTGACGGAAATCCGTTTTATCGCGGTGAGGCCGTGGTGAACCTGCCAATCGTCACAGATAAGCTTGCCGTTCGCGGTGTTGTATGGGGTGATTTCGGCGGTGGTTATATCGATAAGGTTTCTGAGTCGGGGGATGTCGATGAAAATGTGAATGATCAGACGGTGTCTGGTGGCAAACTGCTGGTGGGTGCACAGCCGACAGAGAATCTTGTGGTGAAGGCGAGTGTGATTCATCAGGAGTCTGAAGCCGAGGATTCCCAGTACTACGAGTATTCCGAAGGCGCGTACAACAATATTTCCCCTACGCTTGAAAATTTTGAAGATGAAATCGATTTATTTAGTGTCGTCGCTGACTATAGTGCGGATTTTGGTACCTTCACTGCTACCGGTTCCTACCTGGATCGCGATATGTATTTGTCTCGAGACAGTACACCTACGGCGGTATTTTTCGGTATTCCCGCATGGCTGGCCTATCACCAGGATCAACAGTTTTCAATGTTCTCATCGGAGTTCCGTTTTAGTTCGGATTTTGCCGGTCCTGTGCAATTGGTATCGGGTGTGTTTTTTGGCGGTCAGGAAATGGACGCGCGTAACGCTGCGCTGGTCGCCGATCAGGAGTCTGGCGAAGCCGCCTGTAATTTTCACGCAGACTGTGTCGAGTCGGGCTTTGCCATGGACGACATTAACTCTGGTTTGAGCTCCAGCACAGTCGATCAATTCGCTGCGTTTGCCGAAACCACAATTGATTTTACTGACAGGTTCAGCAGTGTTATTGGTGTGCGTTATTACGAAGCCGATATCGACGAAAAGCGAGTGTCTACCCAGGGCTTGCGATTCCCCAGTTCTCCCGTGCAAACCGACGACGTGGTCCAGTTGGAAGAGCAGATTACTGAAGACGAAGTCAGTTACAACTTGGCGCTTTCCTACATGCTCAGCGAGAGCACCACACTTTACGCCCGTGCGGCCTCTGGTTTTCGCCCCGGCGGTGTCAACAACGCAGACACGGCTGCGCAGTACGGCATTACGGTTCCAGGGCAGTATGACTCGGACGAGTTGTGGAACTACGAAGTGGGTGCTAAGAGTTACCTTGGCCAACACCTTTATGGTGAGTTAACGTTCTACCACATTGATTGGTCGCGTCAACAGATTTCCGCTACCGATCCTGAGGGTACGTTTGTGTACATCGCCAACGCCGGTGAAAGCACGGTGGACGGTGTCGAAGCGATGTTGAATGCGGATTTCTCCAACGGCTGGACCGGGAATATTGGTATCACCTACACCGATTCAAAACTGGCTGAGGACTTGCCAGATTCTGCGGAAACGACGGGCTACAGCGGCGATCGTCTGCCCTACACTGCACGCGTGGCTTTTTCCGGTCAGGTGCAATATGAATTTGAATTACCCAAATTCGGTTCCAACGGTTTTATCTCAACCAATTTTAATTATCGCGGTAATTCGTACACGGCGTTTAATGAGGACGACAGTAATTATCAGGAGCTGCATAGCTATCACTTGGTGTCTGCACGCGCTGGTATTCGTCGCGATACTTGGGAACTGGGAATGTTTATCGATAATCTCACCGACGAAATTCCTGAGATTGGTCTGCGTGTAACCGGTGATGGCTACCGCGTTTACACCACACGTCCGCGCACAATTGGCGTTAACTACAAAGTCTGGTTCTAG
- a CDS encoding 2-keto-4-pentenoate hydratase, producing the protein MTEIESTAMQLLEAYRTGPVAPVRTQFAERDLAQAYEVQNAQVLAWLNDGRRAVGRKIGLTSPAVQQQLGVSEPDFGRLFADMVFGTGEAVSMASLLQPRVEAEIALILNKDLPQHCVTHAELLSAIEWVIPALEIVDSRIANWDINIFDTVADNASAGAVVLGGPARRIDDLDLINCPMVMVKNGEQVSAGLGRDCLGGPLNAAVWLARKAVEVGSPLKAGEIILTGALGPMSSVGQGDEVKASIAGIGDVQVRFTP; encoded by the coding sequence ATGACTGAAATTGAATCTACAGCAATGCAACTCCTGGAGGCGTACCGAACTGGCCCTGTGGCACCGGTACGCACTCAGTTCGCCGAGCGAGACCTGGCACAGGCTTACGAGGTGCAGAACGCACAGGTGCTGGCCTGGCTGAACGACGGTCGACGGGCGGTTGGGCGAAAAATAGGCTTGACCTCACCTGCAGTGCAGCAGCAGCTCGGGGTTAGTGAGCCTGATTTTGGCCGTTTGTTTGCCGATATGGTGTTTGGTACTGGCGAGGCCGTTTCTATGGCAAGCCTGCTGCAGCCGCGGGTGGAAGCCGAGATTGCGCTGATTTTGAATAAAGACCTCCCCCAGCACTGTGTGACTCACGCGGAGTTGTTGTCGGCCATTGAGTGGGTGATACCTGCGTTGGAAATTGTCGACAGCCGCATAGCCAATTGGGATATCAATATCTTCGACACCGTTGCAGACAACGCCTCAGCAGGTGCTGTTGTGCTGGGTGGTCCGGCGCGACGAATCGATGATCTGGATCTGATCAATTGCCCAATGGTGATGGTGAAAAATGGTGAGCAGGTTTCTGCGGGTCTGGGGCGTGATTGCCTGGGTGGGCCACTCAACGCTGCCGTTTGGCTGGCGCGTAAAGCGGTTGAGGTCGGCAGCCCGCTGAAGGCTGGCGAAATAATTCTTACGGGCGCACTGGGGCCTATGTCCAGTGTTGGCCAGGGCGATGAAGTTAAAGCGAGCATCGCGGGTATAGGTGATGTGCAAGTGCGCTTTACCCCTTAA
- a CDS encoding alpha/beta fold hydrolase, with amino-acid sequence MQFESQFIQVGNIRTHYYDVGQGPVLVLVHGGGAGADSYGNWRDCIPVFAKDYRVIAVDMVGFGKTDKPDPETFTYDQPGRNQHLSDFLDVMKLEKVNLIGNSMGGAASIGATLLKPARTNSLVLMGSAGLPIPERPSNELMHNLNYDFTVEGMRRVIGGLASPTFTPSEELVEYRYQLTMDPATKAALAAVNLETRKGTLNFDQELLRTIKQPVLVVNGKEDKVSPIARANRFLELFDNSWGYIMPHCGHWAMIEQTEDFCSTVQLFLSRVTSE; translated from the coding sequence ATGCAATTTGAGTCGCAATTTATTCAGGTCGGCAATATTCGCACCCATTATTATGACGTGGGGCAGGGGCCTGTGCTCGTGCTGGTGCATGGTGGCGGCGCGGGTGCCGACAGTTATGGTAACTGGCGTGACTGTATTCCTGTCTTTGCCAAGGATTATCGCGTTATTGCTGTGGACATGGTTGGCTTTGGCAAAACCGATAAGCCAGACCCGGAAACCTTTACCTACGACCAGCCAGGTCGTAATCAGCATCTTAGTGATTTTCTGGATGTAATGAAACTGGAGAAGGTGAACCTGATCGGAAATTCAATGGGTGGGGCGGCTTCAATCGGCGCAACTCTACTCAAGCCCGCGCGCACTAACAGCCTGGTATTGATGGGCAGCGCAGGGCTTCCGATTCCAGAGCGTCCGTCGAACGAACTGATGCACAACCTCAATTATGATTTTACCGTTGAGGGTATGCGTAGGGTTATTGGCGGTCTTGCTTCGCCCACATTTACACCGTCTGAAGAGCTGGTGGAGTACCGCTATCAGTTGACGATGGACCCGGCAACCAAAGCAGCGTTGGCGGCAGTGAATTTGGAAACCCGCAAAGGTACTCTCAACTTCGATCAGGAATTGTTGCGCACCATCAAGCAACCGGTACTCGTGGTCAATGGGAAAGAGGATAAAGTATCGCCGATTGCTCGCGCGAATCGGTTTCTGGAGTTGTTTGACAATAGTTGGGGCTACATTATGCCGCACTGTGGTCACTGGGCGATGATCGAGCAGACTGAAGATTTCTGTTCGACTGTACAGCTTTTTTTAAGTCGGGTGACAAGCGAATGA
- a CDS encoding Rieske 2Fe-2S domain-containing protein — MSDEHDTPEGVNEEVVKMVGDWGGYVEAKLGFRNHWYPVRFSKELAEGEILTVTVLGEQMIMRRIDGKVYAIRDRCLHRGVPLSRKPDCYTKDTITCWYHGYTYRFQTGELVNILAAPDSRLIGKRKIQSFPVEEAQGLIFVFIGDMSPTPPLSQDVPPGFLDEDLMVLGKHRDVNSNWRLGAENGFDTLHIFIHKDTTLRHYRDFNFPIGHTALPGAITLVEDPEGPKGVEDDFSKHNPIWDGLIDGNVVIRGPRSNNVEGTSASVGTSIWLPGVLKVNSFPAPGLTQFEWYVPIDESRHIYVQTIGCKVETEEDRIDFAHNFETTWKPHGLDGFNGDDIWAREVTEPFYQDDYGWVDEMLCEPDSSILAWRRLASRANRGIQKRKDLR, encoded by the coding sequence ATGAGTGATGAGCACGATACGCCGGAAGGTGTCAACGAAGAAGTGGTAAAAATGGTCGGCGATTGGGGTGGCTATGTGGAAGCGAAACTGGGTTTTCGCAACCATTGGTATCCGGTGCGATTCTCTAAAGAGCTGGCGGAAGGTGAAATACTGACAGTGACCGTACTGGGCGAGCAAATGATCATGCGTCGCATCGACGGCAAAGTCTATGCAATTCGCGATCGATGCCTGCACCGCGGAGTTCCGCTTTCCCGCAAGCCGGACTGCTACACCAAAGATACCATTACTTGCTGGTACCACGGTTATACCTACCGTTTCCAGACGGGCGAACTGGTGAATATTCTCGCTGCACCTGACAGCCGCTTAATTGGTAAGCGAAAAATTCAGAGCTTTCCTGTGGAAGAAGCCCAGGGTTTGATTTTTGTTTTCATCGGCGATATGTCGCCGACGCCGCCTTTATCCCAGGATGTACCACCGGGTTTTCTCGATGAAGATTTGATGGTGCTGGGTAAACATCGCGACGTTAATTCCAATTGGCGCCTGGGAGCTGAAAACGGTTTCGATACGCTGCATATTTTTATTCACAAAGATACCACCTTGCGACACTACCGCGACTTTAACTTCCCAATCGGTCACACGGCTTTGCCTGGCGCGATTACCTTGGTGGAAGATCCCGAGGGGCCAAAGGGCGTGGAGGATGATTTTTCCAAACACAACCCGATATGGGATGGCTTGATTGATGGCAACGTGGTTATCCGCGGTCCGCGCTCGAATAACGTGGAAGGCACTTCCGCATCGGTGGGAACCTCTATTTGGCTTCCGGGTGTATTGAAGGTGAATTCTTTTCCTGCTCCCGGCTTAACGCAATTTGAGTGGTATGTGCCTATTGATGAGTCCCGACATATTTATGTGCAGACTATCGGTTGCAAAGTGGAAACCGAGGAAGACCGCATCGATTTTGCCCACAATTTCGAAACGACCTGGAAACCCCACGGCCTTGATGGATTCAATGGCGATGATATTTGGGCGCGGGAAGTGACCGAGCCGTTTTATCAGGACGACTATGGTTGGGTGGACGAAATGTTATGTGAGCCCGACAGTAGTATTTTAGCCTGGCGTCGTTTGGCGAGTCGTGCAAACCGCGGTATTCAAAAGCGCAAAGACTTGCGTTGA
- a CDS encoding tannase/feruloyl esterase family alpha/beta hydrolase yields the protein MRHNTFPGTTLVLFSYFKGVASVAFALLAAIMFNPAAAQSVAKLDSAITATMDCAALVKTDFTHIPGAPTSILESTIIDGHNPPVCAVKGVIQPNIQFEIRLPLNDWNGRYFQTGCGGFCGQIRISHCSDMLANGFVVGAHNMGHVGHFIKDPVWGSDAAARVDYGGRSTHLMSVVAKAVATRFYEKSPAKSYYRGCSTGGREGLTLAQRYPEDFDGIVAGDPAFAGRLGAIANNWDAKFLLRDDGSEVFDKPALSVLHQAVLQACDAIDGVKDGILMDPRQCDFDPASIQCDDNTRAGCLSAEQVHTAKMLYQGPFNSKGIALMPGATPYGSEPSWSGAGRRTLAEGYLRFLAFETNPPADYNYRSFNFDTDIAKVEKSAKMYDPVAPYEDPDLSAFASRGGKLIVYHGWADAGVSPMAMLDYYARVTHNQGGLDAVQNWFRVFMVPGMFHCRGGNAPNTFNFMPHIIEWAEKGSAPQSVLATQSENNTVVRTRPLYPYPSYAEYKGKGDVNSAENWHKATPTSVPDDRRSWIWEAK from the coding sequence TTGAGACACAACACTTTTCCAGGCACCACTTTAGTGCTTTTTTCCTATTTCAAAGGGGTTGCCTCAGTCGCATTTGCGCTACTGGCCGCCATAATGTTTAACCCGGCGGCAGCCCAATCCGTGGCTAAACTCGACAGCGCAATCACCGCAACAATGGATTGCGCTGCGCTGGTAAAAACCGATTTCACACACATACCTGGCGCACCGACATCCATTCTCGAGAGTACTATTATCGACGGACATAACCCGCCAGTTTGTGCGGTTAAAGGTGTGATTCAGCCCAACATTCAGTTCGAGATCCGGCTGCCGTTGAACGACTGGAACGGGCGTTATTTTCAGACTGGCTGCGGCGGCTTTTGCGGTCAGATCCGGATCAGTCACTGCAGTGACATGCTGGCCAATGGGTTCGTCGTTGGAGCCCACAATATGGGCCATGTGGGGCATTTCATTAAAGACCCAGTATGGGGCAGTGATGCGGCCGCGCGCGTCGATTACGGCGGTCGTTCTACGCATTTGATGTCGGTGGTGGCAAAAGCGGTCGCTACTCGCTTCTATGAAAAGTCGCCGGCGAAAAGCTACTACCGTGGATGTTCGACAGGCGGACGCGAAGGACTGACTCTAGCGCAGCGTTACCCTGAGGACTTCGACGGCATTGTTGCCGGTGACCCTGCATTCGCCGGACGACTAGGTGCGATCGCCAATAATTGGGACGCAAAGTTTTTGTTGCGCGACGACGGTAGCGAAGTGTTCGATAAGCCTGCGCTTTCAGTGCTGCATCAGGCAGTGCTGCAGGCCTGCGACGCAATAGATGGAGTGAAAGACGGCATTCTCATGGACCCGAGACAATGTGATTTCGATCCTGCCAGCATTCAATGTGACGACAACACCCGCGCCGGTTGCCTATCGGCCGAACAGGTCCATACCGCGAAGATGCTTTATCAGGGGCCCTTTAATAGCAAAGGTATCGCACTCATGCCCGGCGCCACCCCGTATGGCAGCGAGCCCTCCTGGAGCGGCGCAGGGCGTCGAACACTGGCGGAAGGCTATCTTCGCTTCCTGGCGTTCGAAACCAACCCGCCAGCCGACTACAATTACCGCTCGTTTAATTTCGATACCGATATCGCTAAGGTGGAGAAATCGGCAAAAATGTACGACCCGGTCGCCCCTTATGAAGACCCAGATCTCAGCGCGTTTGCCAGTCGCGGCGGTAAACTGATCGTCTACCACGGCTGGGCCGATGCCGGGGTATCCCCCATGGCGATGCTGGATTACTACGCACGGGTGACTCATAACCAGGGTGGCTTAGACGCGGTGCAAAACTGGTTTAGAGTATTTATGGTTCCTGGCATGTTCCATTGTCGTGGTGGCAATGCACCCAACACATTCAATTTCATGCCCCATATCATCGAGTGGGCTGAAAAGGGTAGCGCGCCACAATCTGTGCTCGCCACCCAGAGCGAAAATAACACCGTGGTGCGCACCCGCCCGCTTTACCCCTACCCCAGCTATGCCGAATACAAGGGTAAAGGCGATGTTAACAGTGCGGAAAACTGGCACAAGGCAACACCAACATCGGTACCAGACGATCGGCGAAGCTGGATCTGGGAAGCGAAATAA
- a CDS encoding CPBP family intramembrane glutamic endopeptidase — MESKTRTIITLLTFTCFLVAFYLLGYWLIFRTGQATPLILSVGLATLATCLVRRISIGSLGWHWGEWKAKWQSYFTPFAIILAAYLIIWLSGLAGFYNSEYLSELKEDYNLPAWNELNILLFHVIFVATISFFVSLPSILGEEIGWRGLVTSELSKITSFGAVALISGVAWSIFHWPLIIRGLYGNGITPLIYQLFIFSLFIVSTSVIMTYYRLKTGSVWTGVIYHASSNIFIQKVFTPLTVETSRSAWFIDEFGAIPAVVAFCLALVFWRKGKAELSTSAV, encoded by the coding sequence ATGGAATCCAAAACACGCACAATAATAACTCTGCTAACCTTCACATGCTTCTTGGTCGCATTTTATCTATTAGGCTACTGGCTGATATTTAGAACCGGCCAGGCAACGCCCTTGATACTATCTGTTGGCTTAGCGACTTTGGCCACATGCCTGGTGAGGCGCATCAGTATAGGCAGTCTTGGCTGGCATTGGGGAGAGTGGAAAGCCAAGTGGCAAAGCTACTTCACGCCCTTCGCGATCATCCTCGCAGCTTATCTAATAATCTGGCTCTCTGGTCTCGCCGGGTTCTACAATAGTGAATACCTCTCCGAACTTAAGGAAGACTACAATCTACCAGCTTGGAACGAACTCAATATTTTGTTATTTCACGTTATATTCGTGGCGACGATCAGCTTTTTTGTATCGCTCCCGTCCATTCTAGGGGAAGAAATAGGTTGGCGGGGCTTAGTTACCAGTGAACTTTCAAAAATCACCTCCTTTGGTGCTGTGGCACTTATCAGCGGAGTCGCCTGGTCAATTTTTCATTGGCCGCTAATCATTCGGGGATTGTACGGCAACGGCATAACCCCGCTGATCTATCAGCTGTTTATCTTTAGCCTGTTTATCGTATCAACCAGCGTAATAATGACCTACTATCGGCTAAAAACAGGGAGTGTGTGGACCGGTGTTATTTACCACGCAAGTTCAAATATATTTATACAAAAAGTGTTTACGCCCCTGACGGTGGAAACCAGCCGATCCGCCTGGTTTATCGATGAATTCGGAGCAATACCTGCTGTTGTTGCTTTTTGTTTAGCCCTCGTATTCTGGCGCAAAGGCAAGGCAGAACTAAGCACGTCAGCTGTATAA
- a CDS encoding MFS transporter, with translation MSDVMTHVDSEDAGGTREVPPAQDHARGAHAWFIIVICLLGISSGPAAFCLASIGLFSEPLSREFGWDRTGISLAVSLMMLFTAISLPVIGRFIDRFGVKKVLIPSVALQALCFLVAPLMQSYWQFIAIYIAIGTIAVGSNSVPYMRLLSTWFDRSRGLAIGIAGSGTGLGFAYVPILTEVLVNHFGWRGGYIGLGVILLLVTLPLVAFALRESPSHETDDSEQEAGTDGAVKQVSGYTLREAIFKREFWSLVTIFMALAFVLYGLIPHLVPLLTDRGVSASKAAQLASAFGAAAFAGRLMIGFLVDRHDARVIAFIFFSLSALGIAIFLLPLPFWTLYCAAILLGGSLGAEVDMLAYLTSRYFGLRSFAEVFSVLFSAVMVAMGLGPLAFGVVFDASGSYQSILMLGIPICVFAVIMLLTLRPYSQRRRGGPVSMT, from the coding sequence ATGTCTGATGTAATGACTCATGTCGATAGTGAAGATGCAGGAGGCACCCGTGAGGTGCCGCCTGCTCAGGATCACGCAAGGGGCGCGCATGCGTGGTTTATTATTGTTATTTGCTTACTTGGGATATCCAGTGGTCCGGCGGCATTTTGCCTCGCGTCGATTGGTTTGTTCTCTGAGCCGCTGAGCCGTGAATTCGGCTGGGACCGCACAGGTATCAGTTTGGCGGTGTCGTTGATGATGTTGTTCACGGCGATTTCCCTGCCGGTTATTGGCCGATTTATCGATCGGTTCGGTGTTAAAAAGGTACTCATTCCCTCTGTGGCGCTGCAGGCGTTGTGTTTTCTTGTTGCACCTTTGATGCAGTCGTACTGGCAGTTTATTGCGATTTATATCGCGATTGGAACGATTGCAGTGGGCTCCAACAGCGTGCCGTATATGCGTCTGCTGTCGACCTGGTTCGATCGGTCGCGCGGTTTGGCGATTGGTATCGCGGGCAGTGGTACCGGTCTTGGTTTCGCGTATGTACCGATATTGACAGAAGTGTTGGTCAATCATTTCGGCTGGCGCGGTGGCTACATCGGTTTAGGGGTGATACTTCTTCTCGTGACTTTGCCACTGGTGGCGTTTGCGTTGCGCGAGTCGCCATCGCACGAAACTGATGACAGTGAACAGGAAGCCGGTACTGATGGCGCTGTTAAGCAAGTGTCGGGTTATACATTGCGTGAGGCGATTTTTAAGCGCGAGTTCTGGAGTTTGGTCACCATTTTTATGGCGCTGGCTTTTGTTCTTTACGGTTTAATTCCCCACCTAGTGCCTCTATTAACGGATCGAGGTGTGAGTGCGTCTAAAGCTGCCCAGTTGGCTTCCGCTTTTGGTGCCGCTGCATTTGCTGGACGATTGATGATCGGGTTCTTGGTCGACCGGCATGACGCTCGTGTAATCGCCTTTATTTTCTTCTCGTTGTCGGCACTGGGCATTGCTATTTTCCTGTTGCCCCTACCGTTCTGGACACTCTATTGTGCTGCCATTTTACTGGGGGGCAGCTTGGGAGCTGAGGTGGATATGCTGGCGTATCTGACCAGTCGCTATTTTGGTCTGCGATCATTTGCCGAAGTGTTTAGTGTGCTGTTTTCCGCAGTCATGGTGGCGATGGGATTAGGGCCACTTGCTTTCGGCGTGGTGTTTGATGCATCGGGCTCTTATCAGTCTATTTTAATGCTCGGCATTCCGATTTGCGTCTTTGCAGTAATCATGTTGCTCACACTACGGCCCTATTCGCAACGCCGCCGTGGCGGTCCTGTGTCTATGACTTAA